The Streptomyces sp. NBC_01244 genome contains a region encoding:
- a CDS encoding helix-turn-helix domain-containing protein has product MPRRATEIGPAGERTAGAIERLRTSRGFAQRELAARVTELGHPMTNTMLSRIERTRRRCDVDDLVAIAAALGVSPLALLQPAT; this is encoded by the coding sequence ATGCCCCGAAGAGCTACGGAAATCGGTCCTGCCGGAGAACGGACCGCCGGTGCCATCGAGCGCCTGCGCACCTCGCGCGGGTTCGCCCAGCGCGAGCTCGCTGCCCGTGTCACCGAGCTCGGCCACCCCATGACCAACACCATGCTGTCCCGCATCGAACGCACCCGCCGGCGCTGCGACGTGGATGACCTCGTCGCCATTGCGGCCGCCCTCGGTGTCTCCCCACTCGCCTTGCTCCAGCCCGCGACGTAG